Proteins from a genomic interval of Pantoea deleyi:
- a CDS encoding hybrid sensor histidine kinase/response regulator, translated as MEGAAVRTLLLILLLLCGPALAEVRPVSSVNLPMMLPVTQADTMQGKVLRVGLLEENHAPWTMRVGNDLYGIDADYLSALRQLTGAQFRLSLYRDQQQLLTALNSGQLDFALGMWVSPLPDAILSSDNWYSSPLRVYRNQQNQRAVMFNSHNASLAISDSTLAQLPPALAARHSWRRYSSDLQAIYTLINQQNDYVVADETSAGFLLSQLQQGQIYQIASHIDAGQLNLRAIARDPGLIAWINQSLRQLPAELMNTLQARWSSSLPRYQDTQTLMLSPAERAWIADHPRITYAAEPDNYPWSYRDASGIARGYSVDLLKAIAQSTGLAFEPVWVSNPRQAGTLMAQHQAMLQLMQPVNGEAMQSTSLPVWRALWGIYSIRPDTPAHWRDLHGKRIGVLQGDLALRLLPADLPSQPFADRNSLYDALAKGEIDALVDNVLSARWRIASRDDARIHLAFAASDIAWPVALGVTPDQPVLRTLLDRALQQIPADTQSRMRDSWSTPPQPGSVRVMRSLPMMVLAVAGAAIVLLLLLLARRYWQQRRERQQREQAEHANAMKSQFLATVSHELRTPMQAILGLLELEKQQRSSQNLTLLHSSAQSLLTLLNDLQDHARIESNSFTLAPRPLALAQWLNQQQHFYHPLMRAEGPRLIVEALTPLPDLIMIDADRLQQVVNNLMTNALKFTRHGTIRLTLAAGQALTLTVSDSGSGIPPDEQQKLFDPWYQAPSGKSVSVQGSGLGLFICREMVLRMGGDIRLVSAPGQGTQVTVTLPLEPATSPGHEEEITQPAFPALRVAIVDDHPTNLLVMQQQLARFAIQADIFEEGRALLRADAQQPYDLLFIDQMMPRPDGTLLLRLLRRRDRQRGRQAMRVLCSADAQLLTRSLAAREQVLIKPVQSADLRTLLMAFQHDPLAALDDNLWQLAQQNETFLTRLSRTLHSTLSQDLAAMHETYARTDWPAFAAAAHRMKGSWLLAGLDQGAQLSQQLVEQAGAHQDPAETWQSLILLTDRLLKKLESYGTHPHS; from the coding sequence GTGGAAGGCGCAGCAGTGAGAACACTCCTGCTGATCCTGCTGCTGCTGTGCGGTCCGGCGCTGGCGGAGGTACGGCCGGTGAGCAGCGTGAATCTGCCGATGATGCTGCCGGTCACCCAGGCCGACACCATGCAGGGCAAAGTTCTGCGCGTCGGCCTGCTGGAAGAGAACCACGCGCCCTGGACGATGCGCGTCGGCAACGATCTCTACGGCATCGACGCCGACTATCTCTCTGCGCTGCGACAGCTGACCGGCGCGCAGTTCCGGCTCAGCCTCTACCGCGATCAGCAACAGCTGCTGACGGCGCTGAACAGCGGCCAGCTCGATTTTGCGCTGGGCATGTGGGTTTCGCCGCTGCCCGACGCCATCCTGAGCAGCGACAACTGGTACAGCAGCCCGCTGCGGGTCTACCGCAATCAGCAGAACCAGCGTGCCGTGATGTTCAACAGTCACAACGCCTCGCTGGCGATCAGCGACAGCACCCTGGCGCAGCTCCCGCCCGCGCTGGCGGCCCGCCACAGCTGGCGTCGCTACAGCAGCGATCTCCAGGCGATCTATACCCTGATAAATCAGCAGAATGATTATGTGGTGGCGGATGAGACCAGCGCCGGTTTCCTGCTGAGCCAGCTGCAGCAGGGGCAGATCTACCAGATTGCCTCCCACATCGACGCCGGGCAGCTCAATCTGCGGGCGATTGCGCGCGATCCCGGGCTGATTGCCTGGATCAATCAGAGCCTGCGTCAGCTGCCTGCGGAACTGATGAACACGCTGCAGGCGCGCTGGAGCAGCAGCCTGCCGCGCTATCAGGATACGCAGACCCTGATGCTCAGCCCGGCGGAACGCGCCTGGATAGCCGATCATCCGCGCATCACCTACGCCGCCGAACCGGACAACTATCCCTGGAGTTACCGTGACGCCAGTGGCATCGCCCGGGGCTACAGCGTCGATTTGCTGAAGGCGATTGCCCAGAGCACCGGCCTGGCGTTTGAACCGGTCTGGGTCAGCAATCCCCGTCAGGCCGGTACGCTGATGGCGCAGCACCAGGCGATGCTGCAACTGATGCAGCCCGTGAACGGCGAGGCGATGCAGAGCACCTCGCTGCCGGTGTGGCGCGCGCTGTGGGGGATCTACAGCATCCGCCCCGATACGCCCGCGCACTGGCGCGATCTGCACGGCAAGCGGATTGGCGTATTGCAGGGGGATCTGGCCCTGCGGCTGCTGCCTGCGGATCTGCCGTCACAGCCGTTTGCCGACCGCAACAGCCTCTATGATGCGCTGGCGAAGGGCGAGATCGATGCGCTGGTCGATAACGTGCTCTCCGCCCGCTGGCGCATCGCCAGCCGCGACGACGCACGTATTCATCTCGCCTTTGCCGCCAGCGACATCGCCTGGCCTGTCGCGCTGGGCGTGACACCTGACCAGCCGGTGCTGCGAACCCTGCTCGATCGCGCCTTACAGCAGATCCCGGCCGACACCCAGAGCCGGATGCGTGACAGCTGGTCCACCCCGCCGCAGCCCGGCAGCGTGAGGGTAATGCGTTCGCTGCCGATGATGGTGCTGGCGGTGGCCGGAGCGGCAATTGTGCTGCTGTTACTGCTGCTGGCCCGGCGCTACTGGCAGCAGCGCCGGGAACGACAGCAGCGCGAACAGGCCGAACACGCCAACGCGATGAAGAGCCAGTTTCTGGCGACCGTCAGCCATGAGCTGCGCACGCCGATGCAGGCGATTCTTGGACTGCTGGAGCTGGAGAAGCAGCAGCGCAGCAGCCAGAACCTGACGCTGCTGCACAGCAGCGCACAGTCGTTACTGACCCTGCTGAATGATCTGCAGGATCACGCCCGTATCGAGAGCAACAGTTTTACTCTGGCGCCACGTCCGCTGGCGCTGGCGCAGTGGCTCAATCAGCAGCAGCACTTCTATCATCCGTTGATGCGCGCAGAGGGGCCACGTCTGATCGTCGAGGCCCTGACGCCGCTGCCTGACCTGATCATGATCGATGCCGATCGCCTGCAGCAGGTGGTCAACAATCTGATGACCAACGCGCTGAAGTTTACCCGTCACGGCACGATCCGCCTGACGCTGGCCGCCGGGCAGGCGCTGACCCTGACGGTCAGCGACAGCGGCAGCGGGATTCCGCCGGATGAGCAGCAGAAGCTGTTCGATCCCTGGTATCAGGCGCCCTCCGGCAAATCAGTTTCGGTGCAGGGCAGCGGACTGGGGCTGTTTATCTGCCGCGAGATGGTGCTGCGGATGGGGGGCGATATCCGGCTCGTGTCGGCTCCCGGTCAGGGCACCCAGGTCACCGTCACGCTACCGCTGGAGCCTGCCACCTCGCCCGGTCATGAAGAGGAGATCACCCAGCCCGCCTTTCCTGCGCTGCGGGTGGCGATTGTGGATGACCACCCGACCAACCTGCTGGTGATGCAGCAGCAGCTGGCGCGCTTCGCGATTCAGGCCGATATTTTCGAAGAGGGGCGTGCGCTTTTGCGGGCCGATGCTCAGCAGCCCTATGATCTGCTGTTTATCGACCAGATGATGCCCCGGCCCGACGGCACGCTGCTGCTGCGCCTGTTGCGGCGGCGTGATCGCCAGCGGGGCCGGCAGGCGATGCGGGTGCTCTGCTCGGCGGATGCGCAGCTGCTGACGCGCAGTCTGGCGGCGCGGGAGCAGGTGCTGATTAAACCGGTCCAGTCGGCCGATCTCCGCACGCTGCTGATGGCGTTTCAGCACGATCCGCTGGCGGCGCTGGATGACAATCTGTGGCAGCTGGCACAGCAGAATGAGACCTTTCTCACTCGCCTGAGCCGGACGCTCCATAGCACACTGTCGCAGGATCTGGCGGCCATGCATGAGACGTACGCCAGGACAGACTGGCCCGCGTTCGCCGCAGCGGCGCACCGGATGAAAGGAAGCTGGCTGCTGGCGGGGCTGGATCAGGGCGCGCAGCTCAGCCAGCAACTGGTGGAACAGGCAGGCGCGCATCAGGATCCTGCTGAGACGTGGCAATCACTGATATTATTAACAGACAGGTTACTCAAAAAACTGGAATCTTATGGCACACACCCACACTCATAG
- the zitB gene encoding CDF family zinc transporter ZitB: MAHTHTHSGQDSNRTRLAAAFGVTVLFMVAEVIGGWISGSLALLADAGHMLTDAAALLMALLAVQFARRKPNARHTFGLLRLTTLAAFVNAIALLGITALIVWEAVRRFADPQPVTGGLMLGIAIGGLLANILSFWLLHHGSEEKNLNVRAAALHVMGDLLGSVGAIVAAVVILLTGWMPIDPILSLLVSLLVLRSAWSLLRESLQELLEGAPHSLDVNRMMRDLTRNIAEVRNVHHVHLWQVGEKPLLTLHAQVIPPYDHDALLHRIHDYLRQHYQIEHATVQMEYQPCTGAECELGLSRAAASGHHHSHSAGHDHDNDHDHKPDPAHASGKAHTH; encoded by the coding sequence ATGGCACACACCCACACTCATAGCGGGCAGGACAGTAATCGCACGCGTCTGGCGGCCGCCTTCGGGGTGACCGTTCTCTTTATGGTTGCCGAAGTGATTGGCGGCTGGATCTCCGGTTCGCTGGCGCTGCTGGCCGATGCCGGGCATATGCTGACCGACGCCGCCGCGCTGCTGATGGCGCTGCTGGCCGTGCAATTTGCCCGGCGCAAACCCAACGCCCGCCACACATTCGGTCTGCTGCGGCTGACCACCCTGGCCGCCTTCGTGAACGCCATCGCGCTGCTGGGCATCACCGCGCTCATCGTCTGGGAGGCGGTGCGCCGCTTTGCCGATCCGCAGCCGGTGACAGGAGGCCTGATGCTGGGGATCGCGATTGGCGGGCTGCTGGCCAATATCCTGTCGTTCTGGCTGCTGCATCACGGCAGCGAAGAGAAAAACCTCAACGTGCGCGCCGCCGCGCTGCATGTGATGGGGGACCTGCTGGGTTCGGTGGGGGCAATCGTTGCGGCGGTGGTCATTCTGCTGACCGGCTGGATGCCTATCGACCCGATTCTGTCGCTGCTGGTTTCGCTGCTGGTGCTGCGCAGCGCCTGGTCGCTGCTGCGGGAGAGTCTGCAGGAGTTACTGGAAGGGGCACCGCACTCGCTGGATGTGAACCGGATGATGCGCGATCTCACGCGGAACATCGCGGAGGTGCGCAATGTTCACCATGTGCATCTGTGGCAGGTGGGTGAAAAGCCGCTGCTGACGCTGCATGCGCAGGTGATCCCGCCTTACGATCACGATGCGCTGCTGCACCGTATTCACGACTATCTGCGGCAGCACTACCAGATTGAACATGCAACGGTGCAGATGGAGTATCAGCCCTGCACCGGTGCCGAATGTGAACTGGGCTTAAGCCGTGCAGCAGCCAGCGGGCATCACCACAGCCATTCGGCGGGTCACGACCACGATAATGATCATGACCACAAGCCTGACCCGGCGCACGCCAGCGGCAAGGCGCACACTCACTGA
- the pnuC gene encoding nicotinamide riboside transporter PnuC, with product MDFFSTHNILVHIPLGAGGYDLSWIEAIVTLAGLLCIWFASLEKIINYPFGLINVTLFAVIFFQIQLYASLLLQLFFFAANLYGWYAWSRQTADNEAALKIRWLPLPKALAWGAGCVIAIALMTRYIDPVFALLTRAAVTLMNALGLAVAMPELQPDAFPFWDACMMVLSIAAMVLMTRKYVENWLLWVIINVISVMIFARQGVYAMSLEYVILTLIALNGSRIWIRSARQQGSRALSAQ from the coding sequence ATGGACTTCTTCAGCACACACAACATTCTGGTTCATATTCCTCTTGGGGCGGGCGGCTACGATCTCTCATGGATTGAGGCTATCGTTACCCTGGCGGGCTTACTCTGCATCTGGTTTGCCAGCCTGGAAAAAATCATCAACTATCCTTTCGGCCTGATTAACGTCACGCTGTTTGCGGTGATTTTCTTCCAGATCCAGCTCTACGCCAGCCTGCTGCTTCAGCTCTTCTTCTTTGCCGCCAACCTCTACGGCTGGTACGCCTGGAGTCGTCAGACGGCCGATAACGAGGCGGCGCTGAAAATCCGCTGGCTGCCGCTGCCCAAAGCGCTGGCCTGGGGCGCGGGCTGTGTGATCGCGATTGCGCTGATGACCCGTTATATCGACCCGGTGTTTGCGCTGCTGACCCGCGCAGCCGTTACGCTGATGAACGCGCTCGGCCTGGCGGTAGCGATGCCTGAACTGCAGCCGGACGCCTTCCCGTTCTGGGATGCCTGCATGATGGTGCTGTCGATAGCGGCGATGGTGCTGATGACGCGCAAATATGTCGAGAACTGGCTGCTATGGGTGATCATCAATGTGATCAGCGTGATGATATTCGCCCGTCAGGGCGTGTATGCGATGTCGCTGGAGTATGTGATTCTGACGCTGATCGCGCTGAATGGTTCACGTATCTGGATCCGCAGCGCGCGGCAACAGGGTTCCCGCGCGCTGTCGGCTCAGTGA
- the nadA gene encoding quinolinate synthase NadA — protein MSVMFDPESAVYPFPPKPARLSDDEKAFYREKIKALLKARNAVMVAHYYTDPEIQALAEETGGCVSDSLEMARFGSNHAATTLLVAGVRFMGETAKILSPEKTVLMPTLQAECSLDLGCPIEEFSAFCDAHPDRTVVVYANTSAAVKARADWVVTSSIAVELIEHLDSLGEKIIWAPDRHLGHYVTQKSGADVLCWQGACIVHDEFKTQALQRMKALYPDAAVLVHPESPQAIVDLADAVGSTSQLIQAAKSLPHPQMIVATDRGIFYKMQQAVPDKELLEAPTAGEGATCRSCAHCPWMAMNGLKAIAEALESGGVEHEIQVDETLREAALLPLNRMLSFAADLKLNVKGNA, from the coding sequence ATGAGTGTGATGTTCGATCCTGAAAGCGCCGTTTACCCCTTTCCGCCGAAACCTGCCCGCCTGAGCGATGATGAGAAGGCGTTCTATCGTGAGAAAATCAAAGCGCTGCTGAAAGCGCGCAACGCGGTGATGGTGGCGCATTACTACACCGATCCGGAGATTCAGGCGCTGGCAGAGGAGACGGGCGGCTGCGTCTCCGACTCCCTGGAGATGGCGCGCTTTGGCAGTAATCACGCCGCGACCACGCTGCTGGTGGCGGGCGTGCGCTTTATGGGGGAAACCGCCAAAATCCTCAGCCCGGAAAAAACCGTGCTGATGCCTACCCTGCAGGCGGAGTGCTCACTGGATCTCGGCTGCCCGATTGAGGAGTTCAGTGCGTTCTGCGATGCCCATCCCGATCGTACCGTGGTGGTCTATGCCAACACCTCCGCCGCCGTGAAAGCGCGGGCTGACTGGGTCGTGACTTCCAGCATTGCGGTCGAGCTGATTGAACACCTCGACAGCCTGGGCGAAAAAATCATCTGGGCACCGGATCGCCATCTTGGCCATTACGTCACCCAAAAATCGGGCGCGGACGTGCTCTGCTGGCAGGGGGCCTGTATCGTACATGACGAATTCAAAACCCAGGCCCTGCAGCGGATGAAGGCGCTCTATCCCGACGCGGCGGTGCTGGTGCATCCGGAATCGCCGCAGGCGATTGTCGATCTGGCGGACGCGGTCGGTTCCACCAGCCAGCTGATCCAGGCCGCGAAGTCGCTGCCGCATCCGCAGATGATTGTGGCCACCGATCGCGGCATCTTCTACAAAATGCAGCAGGCCGTGCCGGATAAGGAGCTGCTGGAAGCGCCGACGGCGGGTGAGGGGGCGACCTGCCGCAGCTGTGCACACTGTCCGTGGATGGCGATGAACGGCCTGAAAGCCATCGCAGAGGCGCTGGAGTCGGGCGGGGTGGAACATGAGATTCAGGTGGATGAGACGCTGCGTGAGGCGGCGTTACTGCCGCTTAATCGCATGCTATCCTTTGCAGCAGACCTTAAACTCAACGTGAAGGGCAACGCGTAA
- a CDS encoding methylated-DNA--[protein]-cysteine S-methyltransferase, whose protein sequence is MYYFRPIATPVGELKLVASDSGLAGILWENDDPKRTRFLPQVQDDDHPVLRETERQLNEYFAGARRVFDLPLDFVGTDFQKKVWQALVAIPFGETRSYSQIAREIGHPLAVRAVGAANGRNPLSIVAPCHRVIGSNGKLTGFAGGLDIKAFLLSLERPQPSLALSEETPRAGQAV, encoded by the coding sequence ATGTACTACTTCAGACCAATCGCCACCCCGGTGGGTGAGCTTAAACTGGTCGCCAGCGACAGCGGCCTGGCGGGCATTCTGTGGGAAAATGACGATCCGAAACGCACCCGGTTTTTGCCACAGGTGCAGGATGACGACCATCCTGTTCTGCGTGAAACCGAGCGCCAGCTTAACGAGTACTTCGCCGGCGCGCGGCGCGTCTTCGACCTGCCGCTCGATTTTGTCGGCACCGATTTCCAGAAAAAGGTCTGGCAGGCGCTGGTGGCGATCCCGTTTGGCGAAACGCGCAGCTACAGCCAGATTGCGCGGGAGATTGGCCATCCGCTGGCCGTGCGTGCGGTCGGCGCGGCCAACGGGCGTAATCCACTCTCGATTGTTGCGCCGTGCCATCGGGTCATCGGGTCCAACGGCAAGCTCACCGGCTTTGCGGGCGGGCTGGATATCAAAGCCTTTTTGCTGTCGCTGGAAAGACCGCAGCCATCGCTGGCGCTGAGCGAGGAGACGCCGCGGGCGGGGCAGGCGGTTTGA
- a CDS encoding AlkA N-terminal domain-containing protein gives MLSPEIAYQALTSRDTRFDGVFFVGVTSTGIYCRPVCPVKAPMLKNCLFFSSAEAAEKARFRPCLRCRPELAPGNAPVDQPHRVAERLVQRIEEGMLEEREGLEAIAAEFGLSLRQLRRIVQQELGVSPLELKQTRRMLLAKQLLTETRLPVTEVAYASGFRSLRRFNDVFQARYRMTPSALRRDEPAVQATQPGDRITLRLAYRPPYDWAAMLWFLQTHLMKEVEAVEDGSWRRTVALGRCRGWVSVSHLPQKNALQVTLSASLTPVLPLLLRRLRDLFDLDAQPQRIAACLSQDPLLAPSLLAHPGLRVPGAFDAFELGVRAIIGQQVTVKAATTVSSRFAAAFGEPCETPFPDLTRYTALPERIAASSVDDVAPLGIVSAARSRAIIAFATACASGDLRLSAAQSPDEVIKKLVSLPGIGPWTAHYIAMRALRWPDAFPKEDIAIRNNLGGMTASQAEARSLAWRPWRSYAVMHIWESLAVAKVKKKP, from the coding sequence ATGCTCAGTCCCGAAATTGCCTACCAGGCGCTGACCTCCCGTGATACCCGCTTCGACGGCGTTTTCTTTGTGGGCGTCACCTCCACCGGCATCTACTGCCGTCCGGTCTGCCCGGTGAAAGCGCCGATGCTTAAAAACTGTCTGTTCTTCAGCAGCGCCGAGGCGGCGGAGAAAGCCCGCTTCCGCCCCTGCCTGCGCTGTCGCCCTGAACTGGCGCCGGGAAATGCGCCGGTCGATCAGCCTCATCGCGTCGCGGAGCGGCTGGTTCAGCGTATTGAGGAGGGCATGCTGGAGGAGCGCGAGGGGCTGGAGGCGATTGCGGCAGAGTTCGGGCTCAGTCTGCGCCAGCTGCGGCGCATCGTGCAGCAGGAGCTGGGGGTGTCGCCGCTGGAGCTGAAACAGACGCGCCGTATGCTGCTGGCCAAACAGCTGCTGACGGAGACCCGGCTGCCGGTCACGGAGGTCGCCTACGCCAGCGGCTTTCGCAGCCTGCGGCGTTTCAACGATGTGTTTCAGGCGCGCTACCGGATGACGCCCAGCGCGCTGCGCCGGGATGAGCCCGCGGTTCAGGCCACGCAGCCGGGCGACCGCATTACGCTGCGGCTGGCTTATCGCCCGCCCTATGACTGGGCGGCGATGCTCTGGTTTCTGCAGACGCACCTGATGAAAGAGGTCGAGGCGGTGGAGGATGGCAGCTGGCGACGCACCGTGGCGCTGGGCCGCTGTCGGGGCTGGGTCAGCGTGTCACATCTGCCGCAGAAAAATGCGCTGCAGGTGACGCTCTCTGCTTCGCTGACGCCGGTGCTGCCGCTGCTGTTGCGCCGACTGCGCGATCTGTTCGATCTGGATGCGCAGCCGCAGCGTATCGCGGCCTGCCTGTCGCAGGACCCGCTGCTGGCTCCCAGCCTGCTCGCGCACCCTGGGCTGCGCGTGCCTGGCGCGTTCGACGCCTTTGAGCTGGGCGTGCGTGCCATTATCGGCCAGCAGGTGACAGTGAAAGCAGCGACCACCGTCAGCAGCCGTTTTGCCGCCGCGTTTGGCGAGCCCTGCGAGACGCCTTTTCCCGATCTGACCCGCTACACCGCGCTGCCTGAACGCATCGCTGCGTCGTCGGTGGATGATGTGGCGCCGCTCGGCATCGTCAGCGCCGCGCGCTCCCGCGCCATCATCGCTTTCGCCACTGCCTGCGCCAGCGGCGATCTGCGGCTCAGTGCCGCTCAGTCGCCGGACGAGGTGATAAAGAAGCTGGTCAGCCTGCCGGGCATTGGTCCGTGGACCGCGCACTATATCGCGATGCGCGCCCTGCGCTGGCCGGATGCCTTTCCCAAAGAGGATATCGCCATCCGCAATAATCTGGGCGGCATGACGGCCTCGCAGGCCGAGGCGCGCTCACTCGCCTGGCGTCCCTGGCGCAGCTATGCCGTGATGCATATCTGGGAGAGTCTGGCGGTGGCGAAAGTGAAGAAAAAACCGTGA
- the cpoB gene encoding cell division protein CpoB — MVSNFRRHLLSLSLLIGVAAPWAANAQASISSVGSGSVEDRVTTLERISNAQAQLMQQLQQQMSDNQRDIDALRGQIQQNTYQLNQVVERQKQLYQQIDSLSSASSSGGQQAAGGDAAADTGAAATAGAAASAQSAPAQTGDANSDYNAAVALILEKKQYDQAISALQAWVKRYPDSTYQPNANYWLGQLNYNKGKKDDAAYYYATVVKNYPKSPKAAEALFKVGVIMQEKKDTAKAKAVFQQVIKLYPDTDSAKQAQKRLASL, encoded by the coding sequence ATGGTTAGTAACTTCAGACGTCATCTGTTGAGTCTGTCGTTACTGATTGGCGTAGCGGCCCCCTGGGCCGCTAATGCCCAAGCGTCAATCAGTAGCGTTGGCTCCGGCTCGGTCGAAGACCGTGTCACCACTCTTGAACGAATCTCAAATGCCCAGGCACAGCTGATGCAACAATTGCAGCAGCAGATGAGCGATAACCAGCGTGATATCGACGCGCTGCGTGGGCAAATCCAGCAAAATACGTATCAGCTGAATCAGGTGGTTGAGCGGCAGAAGCAGCTTTACCAGCAGATCGACAGCCTGAGCAGCGCCAGCAGCAGCGGCGGGCAGCAGGCGGCTGGCGGCGATGCCGCAGCAGATACCGGCGCAGCCGCCACCGCAGGCGCGGCCGCATCGGCGCAGAGTGCTCCGGCGCAGACCGGTGACGCGAACAGCGATTACAATGCGGCTGTGGCGCTGATTCTGGAAAAGAAACAGTATGACCAGGCGATCAGCGCGCTTCAGGCGTGGGTAAAACGTTATCCGGATTCGACCTACCAGCCGAATGCGAATTACTGGCTCGGTCAGCTGAACTACAACAAAGGTAAAAAGGACGACGCGGCTTACTATTACGCCACGGTAGTGAAAAACTATCCGAAGTCGCCGAAAGCCGCAGAAGCGCTGTTTAAAGTGGGCGTCATCATGCAGGAGAAAAAAGACACGGCAAAAGCCAAAGCGGTCTTCCAGCAGGTGATCAAACTTTATCCGGATACCGATTCTGCAAAACAGGCTCAGAAACGTCTGGCAAGCCTGTAA
- the pal gene encoding peptidoglycan-associated lipoprotein Pal, translating to MQLNKVLKGLMLALPVLAVAACSSHKNNNNDQTGMGADGAYGANSGMNGNGGNMSSDEQARLQMQQLQQNNIVYFGLDKYDVQSDYAQMLDQHASFLRSNPSYKVTIEGHADERGTPEYNIALGERRANAVKMYLQGKGVSADQMSIVSYGKEKPAVLGHDEAAYSKNRRAVLVY from the coding sequence ATGCAACTGAACAAAGTGCTGAAGGGTTTGATGCTGGCTCTGCCGGTTCTGGCAGTAGCGGCTTGTAGCTCACACAAAAACAACAACAATGACCAGACTGGCATGGGCGCTGATGGCGCTTACGGTGCAAACTCTGGCATGAACGGTAACGGCGGCAACATGTCTTCTGACGAGCAGGCTCGTCTGCAGATGCAGCAGCTGCAGCAGAACAACATCGTGTACTTCGGTCTGGACAAATATGACGTTCAGTCTGACTACGCACAGATGCTGGATCAGCACGCAAGCTTCCTGCGCAGCAACCCGTCTTACAAAGTGACCATCGAAGGTCACGCGGATGAGCGCGGTACGCCGGAATACAACATCGCCCTGGGCGAACGTCGTGCTAACGCTGTGAAAATGTACCTGCAGGGTAAAGGCGTGTCGGCTGATCAGATGTCTATCGTTTCTTACGGTAAAGAGAAGCCAGCCGTTCTGGGTCATGACGAAGCAGCGTACTCTAAAAACCGTCGTGCCGTACTGGTCTACTAA
- the tolB gene encoding Tol-Pal system beta propeller repeat protein TolB, with protein MKQALRVTLGFFILLWAAVLHAEVRIEITQGVNTARPIGVVPFKWAGAGAAPEDVGGIVAADLRNSGKFNPLDRSRLPQQPTSAQEVQPAAWSALGIDAVVVGQVAANPDGSYQVSYQLVDTGGAPGTVLAQNSYKVTKQWLRYAAHTASDETFQKLTGIKGAFRTRIAYVVQTNGGQFPYELRVADYDGYNQFVVHRSPQPLMSPAWSPDGSKVAYVTFESGKSALVVQTLSNGAIRQVASYPRHNGAPAFSPDGSKLAFALSKTGSLNLYVMDLASGQTRQVTDGRYNSTEPTWFPDSQTLAYTSDQAGAPQIYKIGVNGGTPQRITWEGGQNQDADVATDGKSMVMISTSGGAQHVAKQDLETGAVQTLTDTFLDETPSLAPNGTMVIYSSTQGMGSVLHLVSTDGRFKARLPATDGQVKFPAWSPYL; from the coding sequence ATGAAGCAAGCTCTTCGCGTTACGTTAGGCTTTTTTATCCTGCTGTGGGCAGCCGTGCTGCATGCAGAGGTCCGGATTGAGATCACCCAGGGTGTGAACACCGCCCGTCCGATTGGTGTGGTGCCGTTTAAATGGGCCGGCGCTGGCGCCGCGCCGGAAGATGTCGGCGGCATCGTGGCCGCTGACCTGCGCAACAGTGGCAAATTCAATCCGCTGGATCGCTCACGTCTGCCACAGCAGCCAACCAGCGCGCAGGAAGTGCAGCCTGCCGCCTGGAGCGCGCTCGGCATTGATGCGGTCGTGGTAGGTCAGGTCGCCGCTAACCCCGATGGCAGCTATCAGGTCTCTTACCAGCTGGTGGATACCGGCGGCGCGCCAGGTACCGTACTGGCTCAGAACTCTTACAAAGTGACGAAGCAGTGGCTGCGTTATGCTGCGCACACTGCCAGCGATGAAACTTTCCAGAAGCTGACCGGCATCAAGGGCGCTTTCCGCACCCGCATCGCCTATGTCGTACAGACTAACGGCGGCCAGTTCCCGTATGAGCTGCGCGTGGCCGATTACGATGGTTACAACCAGTTTGTCGTGCACCGTTCACCCCAGCCGCTGATGTCACCGGCCTGGTCTCCGGACGGCAGCAAAGTCGCCTACGTAACCTTTGAAAGTGGCAAGTCTGCGCTGGTCGTTCAGACGCTCTCTAACGGTGCAATCCGTCAGGTTGCTTCGTATCCACGCCATAACGGTGCGCCGGCGTTCTCACCGGACGGTTCTAAGCTGGCGTTCGCGCTCTCTAAAACCGGCAGCCTGAACCTCTATGTGATGGATCTGGCCTCGGGTCAGACTCGTCAGGTGACCGATGGTCGCTATAACAGCACTGAACCGACCTGGTTCCCGGACAGCCAGACTCTGGCGTATACCTCCGACCAGGCCGGTGCGCCTCAGATCTATAAAATTGGCGTTAATGGCGGCACGCCACAGCGTATTACCTGGGAAGGCGGTCAGAACCAGGACGCGGATGTCGCTACAGACGGTAAATCAATGGTGATGATCAGCACCAGCGGTGGTGCGCAACACGTCGCCAAACAGGATCTGGAAACGGGAGCCGTTCAAACGTTAACGGACACGTTCCTGGATGAAACGCCGAGCCTGGCACCAAACGGCACAATGGTAATCTACAGCTCTACTCAGGGTATGGGTTCCGTGCTGCATCTGGTTTCAACCGACGGCCGTTTCAAAGCGCGTCTTCCGGCAACTGATGGACAGGTAAAATTTCCTGCCTGGTCGCCGTATCTGTAA